The Episyrphus balteatus chromosome 4, idEpiBalt1.1, whole genome shotgun sequence genome includes a window with the following:
- the LOC129917745 gene encoding UDP-glucose 4-epimerase encodes MAPTVLITGGAGYIGSHTALEMLNADYNVICIDNMCNAYSEGKDAMPEALKRVQNITGKKLTFHQVDITNGESLKAVFKKHKIDMVAHFAALKAVGESCRYPLQYYQNNMTGTNMLLEAMAENKVFKFVYSSSATVYGEPQFLPITEKHPTGNCTSPYGKTKYFTEEILKDLCTSDDRWAVISLRYFNPVGAHPSGNIGEDPNGEPNNLMPYIAQVAVGRRPLLKVYGTDFPTKDGTGVRDYIHIVDLAEGHVKALDKLKNSTETGFFAYNLGTGVGCSVLELVKAFEEASGKPINHELVPRRPGDVATSFADASLATKALGWKAKLGIKEMCEDTWRWQSKNPKGYASK; translated from the exons ATGGCACCAACAGTTTTAATTACTGGCGGGGCGGGGTACATTGGATCGCATACCGCTTTGGAGATGCTCAATGCCGATTACAATGTAATATGCATTGATAATATGTGTAATGCTTATAGCGAGGGCAAAGATGCAATGCCTGAAGCACTGAAAAGGGTCCAGAATATAACTGGGAAGAAATTGACATTCCATCAAGTCGATATAACCAACGGCGAAAGTCTTAAAGCTGTCTTTAAAAag CATAAAATCGATATGGTAGCACATTTTGCAGCTTTAAAAGCTGTCGGCGAGTCATGTCGCTATCCATTGCAGTACTATCAAAACAACATGACTGGCACTAATATGTTGCTAGAAGCCATGGCTGaaaataaagtatttaaatttgtatacagtTCGAGTGCGACTGTTTATGGAGAACCACAATTCTTGCCAATAACTGAGAAACATCCAACGGGCAATTGTACAAGTCCGTATGGAAAAACCAAATACTTTACCGAAGAGATCTTAAAGGATCTTTGCACCTCTGACGAT CGATGGGCAGTTATTTCACTGCGTTACTTCAATCCAGTTGGAGCTCATCCCAGCGGTAATATCGGAGAAGACCCCAATGGAGAACCGAATAACCTCATGCCATATATTGCTCAGGTAGCAGTTGGTCGACGTCCATTGCTAAAAGTATATGGAACTGATTTTCCAACTAAAGATGGTACTGGTGTACGTGATTACATTCATATTGTTGATCTTGCCGAGGGCCATGTTAAGGCTTTGGACAAGCTCAAAAATAGCACTGAAACAGGATTCTTTGCATACAATTTGGGAACAGGAGTTGGATGTTCGGTGTTGGAGTTAGTGAAAGCATTTGAAGAAGCTTCAGGAAAGCCAATCAATCATGAACTAGTCCCACGTAGACCTGGAGATGTAGCAACTAGTTTTGCTGATGCGTCATTGGCAACAAAAGCCCTAGGATGGAAGGCAAAACTTGGAATAAAAGAAATGTGCGAAGATACGTGGCGTTGGCAAAGCAAAAATCCAAAAGGTTATGCTTCCAAGTAA